A stretch of DNA from Gambusia affinis linkage group LG24, SWU_Gaff_1.0, whole genome shotgun sequence:
TTGAGTTGCTTTGGCAGAAAAACAATCCTCTTCaccatttaacataaaaaatatctacCAATTTCTGTTAGTTGTATTTATGTATTGTATTTACTTgccaaataaattattgaaattaaaataacaatatcttttgatgtgtgtgtgcagagcaTCATAAGCAAGCTaagtcacacacaaaaaaaatcgaGCCGTTCAAAATCAAATTGCTCATGAATGTCACATCAGTATTGTCAGCAGGTTTAGActtatctaaaaatatatatttttagaggTATTCAGATTTTGATCCATTTTCCAACTAGGCTGTGAGCTTCTGTTTTGTTATGAAGTCATCTAAGAACCCTGAACTCTTGTGTGAATACTCCATGGAACACACTGCAAGCAGTCTTGAGGACGGCATGATATTCCCTCaaataagaggaagaaaacaataaatctatcATGTTCAacagtgttttctttcagcCCAAAGGAAGCCcgatgaaaataattattttattttaagtgttatcGGTGCAGTTAGTAGGTAAAGGCATGGTGCTCATTGCCTCATCACCATCATATCACACTTAGCAGAGCCACAGCAGTGCAGCCCCAGGCCAGGCAGACCTAGTTCTACATGCCAGAGGCATGCTAAAAGTTCTGCAACTCAtccagagaaactgaaaaatatccCTGCAGACACAAATTCCTCTGCTCTTATAAGTAGTcctgctgttgttttcttttcaccagTATCTTTAGCTGGATATTGTCATCTCCAAAGTATCTTTCTTTCTAAGAACTAAGAAACCCCCcgcccctacacacacacactttatgaATCGGCTCAGATTTATTCTGTGAACAagctgatttaaacaaaaagtttatcattttaaatatctgaaactgACATTTAAAGCATGGAGTGATTCATTCATGACTTCAGTAAGTATATTTGGcaacgaaaaaaaaaatattttcagaaattggtggttttcatcttttttctcagtttctgctctgctgaCTTGTTCATACTTTTGCCATTTCATGTCCCATACAGTGGTTCTTCATGTGATGGTTTAACTGCAGGACTGGCATTAAATTAGTTTCAGGTTAAAACAATGAATTTTAGTTATTAATTATCCATCAGCCCTTTTAAACATGTGCTTAAAAGGCAGAAATACTGAGGCAGGTTAAAATGTTTCCTAACATTGAAACTCTAGTAGAGCATCCTCTCCTGAGCAGAGCATCCCTAGAGACATAATGCTTCTTTTATGCTGCTTTGCTCAAAATGTTCTCTGACCTCAACAACTAGCCTTTCCTTCTGTGAAAGCAGAACAGAGGCCACCCTGAAAACaagtagaaacagaaattatatatatttttactctttttcacAGCGGACGCTGTTCAAAGTGTTCTGAGCTGTGGAACATCAGTGTCTGGCCCGTTGCCACCTGTGTGGGgagctgtaataaaaaataatggttGTTGACCGTATTTTTCATGCTCACAGTCAGTCAGCAGCCTCAGGTTATCGCCTCTGTGACTCCACTTAGCATAATTGCCTCTTAAAGTTTAAAGGCAGCCTGATGACCAGAGGCTCGGTGGGGATGTTGGACTTGTTTTGTTACAGAACCCCCTGGTGTTTGTCTCATTAATGTGTCCCTGCTGCAGGACTAGCCTTGGACCCAGCAGCCAAGCTAAGTGATGTGTAATAAGGAAGAGAGTTTCAGTaatccacatttttcaaaagcttctgtttttttccagaggtgAATACAGCTGAGTGGTTATGTTATGTGACTGGAACTGAGTGTGATGGGATATTTTTTATCCTATCACCTGGGTTGTACGCTATGAtttctgtggaaatgtttatcCAGTCCTTTAAAAATCAACTGGTGCGAAACGATCCAACAAACCAGATTGATACATCCAGTgatctgctttcatttttgggttttagtgatttgtttgaaacatggAGCTGTTAGAAGGATCAAACAACCAACAACTTCAGGGATTTATAAACAGATTAATTGCACAAGTTCAAGTTTGATACATAGATCTGATCCACACAGATTCAAACTTATGCATGCAAGCTTAAAGAAACGCATTCATTCCTgctaataattaaataaaaaaatattccatttgtctcaaaaggaaattaaatgttgctgtaactctTATCATCTAGTTATCTTCAGAGTTGTTGTGGATCGTGATCCTGTGGGCAGGAATTATACACTAGCAATCTGTCTTGCAGTAAATCTGAAGGGGCCTCTGAGTGAAGACTGATGCTGATTGGAgcataaaatctgcagaatatcATAGAACTGGAGAGCTTTAACAAAAAAGAGTGGACTAAGAGTTCTCTACTAAGTATTAAAGATACTTGTTCTGAAGGGGTTGAATGTCTTTGAGACTACATGACTCATTAAAAGTGGTATTTAATGTTGACTATGtagaaaatactttctttttgattagttttgtcttttcctaTTTCTTGCACCTAACCATCTCAGAAAACTGTTCTTTCAGATTCTTCAGAGCAATGACAGGTGAAGGCTTACACCTCTTTTAGAGCAGCTGGTCTTTCTGGAAGTTgtcatattgttttatttctgcaggtgTAACAATGGCCATTCTGAACCTGTCCTTTGCTGCCTGTGGTTTTATGGGGATCTACCACCTGGGTGCGGTGGGGGCCTTTCTTCGTCATGGAGACAAGCTGCTGGGCTCCCTGAGGGCCTGTGCAGGAGCATCAGGCGGAGCACTGGTGGCTGCTGTCCTCATCACAGCTCCAGATAAGCTGGAGGTCGGATGGCTGCAGTAAGAGGATATAAATGTATGACTAATGTCAGACCATTTCGACATGATacgtctgtttccttctttagcACTGCACAAAGTTCACCTACGAGTTTGCTGAAAGTGTGAGACAACAGAGGTTTGGAGGCATTACACCAGGATTCAATTTCATGCTCATTTTAAGGTAATTGCTAAAGTTAAATACTAAATGGCAGCTGCTTTGTTGAAGTAACTGGTTTGTAGTTTAGCTATGCATGTTCTTATTTTGCCTGTTACAAAAATCACACatgtatcaatcaatcaaagtcttaataaaaataaggaattcacgatccacttttttcatttcCGACTCCTATCTGAAGTTTAGTATGGACCAATACTAATccgataaagaaaaacaattgacTTTAACGTTTCTTTTGTTAAATACATACTGACAggtctgcaccagtacagcatgCTGAAttacaccaatagcttcacaagctaacaaacatgtagaaacaaaatagattaaaattatttcctaGATTACATTTAAGagctctaaataaaatataaaataaataatgcagcatagaattagactggaTAGATCTGCCCTCTTGGATCTAGCACATTGTCAcaatattgaattttttttcaatatcggGACCAATACAGATAATACTCGATCTGTGCATCtttaatgaaaatctaaaacaagTATGGCATCGAAGAGGATGCCCTGCTCAAATGGGAGACCTCAAGTCAAAACCCAGAAGGTGCTGAAAAATGTGATAGATTTTGAACTACcttagtgtttgtgtgtgatgtCTCGTTGATATCTTCTGGCCAATGTGTGTGGATCATCTGCAGAGAAGCACTACAGGAGATTCTGCCCAGTGAAGCTCACAGTCTGGCCAGTGACCGACTTTATGTCTCTATAACTCACTGCAGGAGTGGGAAGAACCGCATCGTTTCCAGGTTTCCCTCTAGGGATGAGCTCATAATGGTCAGTGtccaccactttttttttttttttaatttgatagggacagacatacagcgacatagacaaactgaaagaaaacagtagtcccatgtttatgtcacagtgcaatagcaaaagctaattcgcagcacttgtccctaaatgggctttttttttttttattacctctaaaagtaataatcaaacagatagtaaaacataaaacatcaaaagtgactacagttctgtttttggcataaccagagttttgtttgcttcttaaACATACTAAAACTGGTTACAGACTTTaaatcaacaggaagtgagttcCAAACTGAAGATCCTCTCACGGACAGAACACTTTGAGCAAAAGTGGTTCTTCAAAAGGGGACcttacaatttccatttgaagcTGCTCTAGTAGATCTGCTATTGTCCTGCAGTCTATTTATGCAATCACTTAATGATTTAGGTGCATATccatttaaacacttaaaaatcaattttaaaagattacaatttataaaattagaaaaatccaaaatgccAAATTTAGCCAAAATGTGACAATGATGGAATCTGGTTGGCTTTTGATATAAAACTTTCAAAGCCCGATTATAGAGACATGCTAATGGTCTGAGTGTAGTTTGACTAGTCTGAGACCAGACAGTAGCTCcatgggaaaaatgtgaaaGGATCATTGAGTTAAAAAACATCTCTGCACAGTGAAGTGTTAAACAGTTTCTAACAATTTTGAAACAGTTTATATTTGATCTAACagttttgctgattttatcAACATGGCTCCTAAAATTTAATTGAGGATCCAGAAttattcctaaatatttttcttgtgatACTTGCTCTATGGGGTCCCCATTGATCTGAATATTCAATGACTGTAATGATGTTTTCTTGATTGAaaagcaaatacattttgttttctttgtattaagaGTTAAACATGAATCCTTCAGCCATGATGATAATCTCTGCAAGCTGTTCTTTAGTTTTTCACTGACGACAGTACTGCTCTTGTCCGATGTGTAAACAATGGTGTCATCAGCATACATTTGCTGATGAGCTATCTTCCATAGCTCATTGTCTATTTAAGTTACAGGAAAATCGTTTGCTGTCTTGTGTATTAATATCTGCAGGCTCTGCTTGCCAGCAGCTTTGTGCCTCTCTATGCCGGGCTCAGACCGGTGGAGTTCAGCGGACAGGTAGCTCCGTTTCTGTCTGTAATACTGTCTAAACTCTGgctgtggtttttattttgagacaCTCACTGACTTTTATTAGAAATGGATTGATGGAGGGTTTACAGACAGCCTGCCCATCCTGCCTGTGGGGAGAACCATCACTGTGTCTCCCTTTGCTGGACTGCAGGATGTGTGTCCTGTCCACAGGGGGCACTTCAACACTAAGCTCAACATTGCTAACATGAAAATTATGGTGAGTAAATGACATTAACAATATCTATACTTGGCATAAAGAGTTTGGAATTGTCATTATTTCTTTGCGGGGATTAAAAATTGCTAATCAAACACTGATGTGGGATGCCTTCCTGTTTCAACTAACATTTGCAGACAAGAGGTGTTGGTGCACAACTGAGATGAAAGAAGCtgtttaatttataataaaaataaaaataattttgcctgAGATAAAATTGTACACTTGTAGACCAGAACACTCCTGATTCAAATTGAATGCATTTAACATTAAGACTTGAGGAgtttgggtagaacatattggtagccaaatttctttttttgtcttaaattcaaaatgttatgtatattttgtgaaagtttggctcattttctttctaaatatgttgtgttttttcagcaaattgccttttttgagttaatgattattttattactaaattagttgacaactATTTCAATAACACATTAAGATTAATTAAAGAAGATTTAAAATTTGCTGTAATCAaccaaaaagttcatttttgatgtaaaatttgaaagacaatgaaacattttactatGAAATAGCAtgtcaaaaatgtaatgttggACACTTTCAGGACTATTTTTAGgtatataataataatcaagAAGATTTGAGTTCTTAATCATGCATTGAGATTGTTTGCTAGAACCTGCATTGACAGAACAGATCTGTCAATGCAGATCTGTTCTGCATTTAcagaacagaagaagagagttttttttttttttacttatgaaTCCTATGAATGATTCACAAGTTGTCTCATTACTGGTAAAGATGAATATCTTAAAACGTGATTAGTTAGTGTTCTAGTTTGAGTTAGTTTCCAAACACTaactcaaaacatttgagtGCAGGCAGGAGGTgtcaatatttcaatattttccagaaatatttaaaaagcccCTATGTTCTTCCTTAGCTCTTTTCTTgtctccttctttttcttcccttccttCCAATCTTTTTCTTGCTGAATCTTTCCTTCCTCATCCTTCTCTCCTTCTGGTTTCATTCATGTGTGAAGCCTCCCTTCTAAATTcacagtgaatatttttattttatattttaaaacaaacatatgaaCTGAAAAAATCTGGCCGAGTACTTAAAGTTAAGTACAACCCTGAATGAGTTGTTGGGATTTTCCAAACTGAATGAGTAATTTTTGTATATCACTGTTAGTTCatgattaattttttatctAGTCTAATTCAAGTTAtcactttattttatatgtagGTTCTATGCCTGTCTCTATGACAAGCTGTGGTGGAAAAAACTATTACCAAACACTGTTTGagtaaaatcactcaatcaagtttatttatgaaTTGTGCACAACTCAGAAAGCTCGTAGGacaatcaataatgaagcaagtctggagGAAAatctctgccaggcagagacaacgcatgagttttataccaaggatAAAGGCTCCAAAACAAGGAGCGAGAAAGTCTGGATCTgatgcagctgtggaaaacTCCCAACCTCGTACATGTAAtccaaatagttttattttggtggGACTATACAGGAACTTAGAATAAACATATAGCAATACAACAAGCAGATGTGACCTAATTGTAATTTTCCACTTCACAAGGTTAAGGGTCTCTCTAAAGCTGCGAGTGTGAgcattgatgtttttttgtgttttgttgagtAAAGGTGCATTTCCACCatccctgtttagtccactttaatagAACTTTGgttcatttgtctagaaagttcCTGCCATGTTCGGCTCTAATcttctgacccacatgcagacTCAACAAGTCCAAGTTAGAAGAAGGGAATTTCTTAACAAAAGATCGGACAACAATGACAGGTCCACGTAGCGTCTCAGGATTATGACAGCAATGCGTGAACAGCGGCACCTGAAACAGGTGCCGCTGTTACAGGTGCCGGTGTTACTGGTGGTCTGGGGTGAGTGCTCCTTAAGCAAATAGAAGCCGCTTATTTGTATGGCGGTTCAGGTGAACCGTGGGGGGAAGGTTGTCCTGGATCCCGTGTGGAGTTTTGGTGATGATAAAGTGAGCCGAAGGTCCAGATGGAGTCAAATGATGACTGGGAATGGGCGGAGCAGGCAGGCAGGTTCCTTGCAGGAAAGAGACTCGGTAGGAGGAAACAGAGGGATCACTCCAACTTGGAAACCTCCTTGATGAAACCTGGACAGAGCAACACCAGACTAAGAAACTCTGACAGCAAGCTCAAAGACTAAACATCAGCTAGAACTAGCAGACAACGAGAGAGAGCCAGAGAGACTACCGGTAGCGTTAATCCTCCAGCAGTGGTTGAAGGATCTGCATCTCCTTTGTTTCCACACCCTGATGAGGCTGATGATCTCCACGTGCGTCGACTGCCCTGGCTCCTCACCAAGATCCTCGTAGAGAAGATGTgttactcacacacacacacacacacacacacatacatgcacaccgGTTCCTGACAGTTCcatttgtttggggaggtgtgattGAGAAACtgaccaaaaaagcaaactctggtccaacAATAAACTTTGGTCTTGGTTTGGtcaaagtgaactctggtgcagtttgaatgcatttgtGAATTCCAAATTCACATATTCattgctccaaaagcaggaaacggAGTACAATAGCAGGCATTCtaggtaaataaaacaaaaagaaacgtGCAAGATTAGCACTACCCGAGGGAATGGCTGCTGGTCATTTGCTTGtaagagaaatcctgcaaccTCTAAACTCTGATTctacttcatatttttttacgttttgtgatgaaggaagttgcgctcattgttttcttcagagattttcatgttgttttctttagtggttcttggtgcagcatgaccacaggtgaggaggtgaaCTGAATTTTCAAAGGTTTGAATTGTTTGACACAGGGAACTGAAATTTTAACCacgtctaccagactatcagatATGAAAGCACCCTAAATGCAATCTTTTGCTTGCTTTCCACAGTTTTCCATGGAGAACATCAAACGTCTGAACCAGGCTTTGTTTCCTCCGTCCCTCAGCACCATGCATGCCATATATGAGGAAGGTCACACTGATGCAGTGCGGTTCCTGAAGCGAGAGGACCTAATGAGCTGGCAGCCCTGATCTTCAGGATGAAGCAAAGCACAATTTACAAGAGACTCCCAACTTTTTAGGGTTTTATTATAGTGTAAGTAAGGGAATACGCTAATCTTCTGCTGACTGGAGCAGAACATCATGAAGGCGCCTCATGTGGACATGGACTACTCATCAATTTTCCAAGGAACCATTTCACTTCCTTAACTTGAAGGACTGAGAGATCATGGAGTCTGGAAGCTTTGAAGTGCTTGATATTTCTGCAGGGGTGCTGTTTGGTTTTCCTCCAGCAGGTGGAGACGTGAGCCAAAGGTCACCTGAGAAAAGCTTCCATTTATAATGTATATTATTGGCATGAGATGATGGTCAGAAATACAATAATTTAtgtaaaggtttattttaacttaattaaGAAACTAATAAGGAAGTTCTTCAAGAAAttctttctcctctgttttttgaaactgtttgatccttttctttattttaaccctaaaatgtatttaaccagatacattttcatttttcgaACATCTTGTTTAAGTGAAACAGATCCCTCATCACCTCAGCTGtccaagaataaataaaattatatattttttacagttaatACATTCTTTCTGTGTATATAGAGCATTTATTGAATGCTACACATTTTAAGggttatttcaaattatttaaatcacagTTCAGTTAGTTTATGTGATTGGCAAAATTCTGTCTGCTTTATATAATACAAAACTGAACATCAGTTGTAGGTCCAGACTGTTCATATCTACTGTCTGTTTCTGGCTTTGTGTTGACTTACGTTAAATACATCTGTAGATGACATAAAACAGACCAAGTAATTCTGTCTCAGCTTTATAGGTTTTATTAAGAGGTCACCTTTGCACTTACATAAAGGCCCatccttacaaaaaaaagtccTTTCAAAGTCTGCAGTAAGATACAGAACCTTCAAAAATATGCGTTATAAAGGACCcacataaactaaatatttagtagcTTAAACATTGAAATGAAGTTCAGAGACCTTAGAAGCAAACATATGTCAATAGCATTAAAGGTCACTTTGCCACGCCCAACTGCTTCATAAAACCCTGTCAGGGATGGAATCCACAACACACCAacatgtcttctttctctggacAGAGTTTCGTGTTGATTATGTCAAAGGGGTAAGATAGCGACcattcccagtaaaacatgacacttcctgttctcaagtgatgtcatcatttgaccattGTAGGACATCcaatgatgatcaatcactgacaGTTTGGTGCCTCTTTGCATTTTTGTATAGGagataaaacagtttattttttcctggtGAGTAAGTGCATTACACAGTCGATCTCTTTGTCATTTGTAGGGCAACACTGCCCTCAAGTGAGTGACAAATTGCTGAAATAGTTTCTAAACAGCGGCTGTGGATGATTGACATACTTTATATGAATTGTAACCAAAATGAATGAATCTTTGCACTGTAACccacaaaacacaattattaaaaatacacaaagcatataaaaatttatatttattacccAATTATTATGTTAAATTCTGTATTTCATGGGCTGCTTCGgtgttaaaagttttgagaGAATGCATGTGTATCTGAACAGCTGAATTTATGCTTTCTCATGCAGATATTAGCTGTATTGTGTTTTCAGCAGTGCTCCCCAACGACGCACAAAACGTCTGGTGCAGATCGATCGATGTAGTGAGGAGATATAGCTGACGGTTTAACCGAGGGGGCACAACAGAGTCAAATTGCATTTCAATGCTCTGGGACTCCTTAGAGGTGAACAAAGGTCATACATATggagtttggtgccaatcggatcatcatgtgatttaaagacaatcgtatgaatatgacAAGGGACTGATATTtgccatttggccacgcccactcggttcagccagcattgacagaggtcatcaccttatcattttaagtgagtttgcacaGGATTAAACCCAtataaataacagagaaaaagttagacacagcagaaaaaaaggtgaCTTCCTGTCAGAAGTGAGTGGGGCTAAGGTGATGACATG
This window harbors:
- the pnpla4 gene encoding patatin-like phospholipase domain-containing protein 4 isoform X2; this translates as MAILNLSFAACGFMGIYHLGAVGAFLRHGDKLLGSLRACAGASGGALVAAVLITAPDKLEHCTKFTYEFAESVRQQRFGGITPGFNFMLILRSGKNRIVSRFPSRDELIMALLASSFVPLYAGLRPVEFSGQKWIDGGFTDSLPILPVGRTITVSPFAGLQDVCPVHRGHFNTKLNIANMKIMFSMENIKRLNQALFPPSLSTMHAIYEEGHTDAVRFLKREDLMSWQP
- the pnpla4 gene encoding patatin-like phospholipase domain-containing protein 4 isoform X1 yields the protein MAILNLSFAACGFMGIYHLGAVGAFLRHGDKLLGSLRACAGASGGALVAAVLITAPDKLEHCTKFTYEFAESVRQQRFGGITPGFNFMLILREALQEILPSEAHSLASDRLYVSITHCRSGKNRIVSRFPSRDELIMALLASSFVPLYAGLRPVEFSGQKWIDGGFTDSLPILPVGRTITVSPFAGLQDVCPVHRGHFNTKLNIANMKIMFSMENIKRLNQALFPPSLSTMHAIYEEGHTDAVRFLKREDLMSWQP